Proteins encoded by one window of Xiphias gladius isolate SHS-SW01 ecotype Sanya breed wild chromosome 15, ASM1685928v1, whole genome shotgun sequence:
- the p4hb gene encoding protein disulfide-isomerase, giving the protein MLKFLLLCTLAVASRAEIAEEEDVLVLKKSNFDEALKAHPNILVEFYAPWCGHCKALAPEYAKAAGMLKDEGSEIRLAKVDATEETELAQEYGVRGYPTIKFFKGGEKESPKEYSAGRQADDIVSWLKKRTGPAVATLAGVTEAESLIADNEVAVIGFFKDAESAGAKAYEKAAEAIDDIPFAVTSDDAVYSKFEVSKDSVVLFKKFDEGRNTFDGELTKEKLLAFVKANQLPLVIEFTEQTAPKIFGGEIKSHILMFLPKAASDFQDKMDQFKKAAEGFKGRILFIFIDSDVDDNQRILEFFGLKKEECPAIRLITLEDEMTKYRPESDSITAENIIEFCTLFTEGKLKPHLMSQDIPEDWDKNPVKVLVGKNFEEVAFDPAKNVFVEFYAPWCGHCKQLAPIWEKLGEKYKDSADTIVAKMDSTANEIEAVKVHSFPTLKFFPAGEDHKVIDYNGERTLEGFTKFLESGGKEGGAPAGDDDDDDLDAEDLDDVDEDSDGEDGGDDDGHDEL; this is encoded by the exons ATGCCCCATGGTGTGGTCATTGCAAGGCCCTGGCTCCAGAGTATGCCAAGGCTGCTGGCATGCTGAAGGACGAAGGGTCAGAGATCCGCTTGGCTAAAGTGGACGCGACCGAGGAGACCGAACTGGCACAAGAGTATGGTGTCCGGGGATACCCCACCATCAAGTTCTTCAAAGGTGGAGAGAAGGAGTCACCCAAAGAGTACTCTG ctggcaggcaggcagatgaTATCGTCAGCTGGCTGAAAAAGCGCACAGGCCCAGCCGTCGCCACACTGGCTGGGGTCACAGAGGCTGAGTCTCTGATCGCTGACAATGAGGTGGCCGTCATCGGATTCTTTAAG GATGCTGAATCTGCCGGTGCCAAGGCCTACGAAAAAGCAGCTGAAGCCATAGACGACATTCCCTTTGCCGTGACCTCCGACGATGCTGTTTACTCCAAGTTTGAGGTGTCCAAGGACAGTGTTGTCCTCTTCAAGAAG TTTGATGAGGGTCGTAATACCTTTGATGGAGAGCTGACCAAAGAAAAACTCCTGGCTTTTGTCAAGGCCAACCAGCTGCCTCTGGTCATTGAGTTCACTGAGCAG ACTGCCCCTAAAATCTTTGGTGGAGAAATCAAGTCCCACATCCTCATGTTTCTGCCCAAAGCTGCTTCAGACTTTCAAGACAAAATGGACCAGTTTAAGAAAGCTGCGGAGGGATTCAAGGGCCGG AtcctgttcattttcattgACAGCGATGTGGATGACAACCAGCGCATCTTGGAGTTCTTTGGTCTGAAGAAAGAGGAGTGTCCAGCTATCCGCCTGATCACCCTGGAGGATGAGATGACCAAGTACAGGCCAGAGAGCGACTCCATCACAGCAGAGAACATCATAGaattctgcacactgttcactgAGGGCAAACtcaag ccCCATCTCATGAGCCAGGACATCCCCGAAGACTGGGACAAAAACCCAGTCAAAGTTTTGGTTGGCAAGAACTTCGAGGAGGTCGCCTTCGATCCCGCTAAGAATGTCTTTGTGGAATTCT ATGCACCTTGGTGTGGACACTGCAAACAGCTGGCTCCCATCTGGGAGAAGCTGGGAGAGAAGTATAAGGACAGTGCTGACACCATTGTGGCAAAGATGGACTCCACAGCCAATGAGATCGAGGCCGTGAAAGTCCACAGCTTTCCTACTCTTAAGTTCTTCCCTGCAGGAGAAGACCACAAG GTGATTGACTACAATGGGGAGCGAACACTGGAAGGCTTTACCAAGTTCCTAGAGAGTGGTGGTAAGGAGGGTGGTGCCCCTGCAGGAGACGATGACGACGACGATCTGGATGCAGAG GATTTGGATGATGTGGATGAGGACTCTGACGGCGAGGACGGAGGTGATGACGACGGGCACGATGAGTTGTAA
- the ppp1r27b gene encoding protein phosphatase 1 regulatory subunit 27b, translating to MKYYQCPVSQTMGIKAYTKDCGVPVSCKSSASLKPIRSVHFPNDIVFQDYVRHGELERIGRFIRARRVNLDTIYHSGMAAIHEAVLSGNLECVKLLVHYGADIHQRDEEGWTPLHMACSDSFPHIARYLLSLGADPELENDCGERPADLIDPDNKELLELFGLAVND from the exons ATGAAATACTATCAGTGCCCCGTGTCCCAGACCATGGGAATCAAGGCTTACACCAAGGACTGTGGTGTCCCAGTCAGCTGCAAGAGCTCTGCTTCTCTGAAGCCCATCCGCAGTGTCCACTTCCCCAATGACATCGTTTTCCAGGACTATGTACGACACGGCGAGCTGGAGAGGATTGGACGTTTCATCCGAGCCAGGAGAGTCAACCTGGACACCATCTACCACTCTG GCATGGCCGCCATTCATGAGGCCGTCCTGTCTGGGAACCTGGAGTGTGTGAAGCTACTGGTCCACTACGGAGCAGATATCCACCAGAGAGACGAGGAGGGATGGACCCCACTGCACATGGCCTGCAGCGACAGTTTCCCACACATTGCACG ctaTCTTCTCTCACTGGGTGCTGATCCAGAGCTGGAGAATGACTGCGGGGAGAGGCCGGCTGACCTCATCGACCCCGACAACAAGGAGCTACTGGAGCTCTTCGGGCTGGCAGTCAATGACTGA
- the anapc11 gene encoding anaphase-promoting complex subunit 11, whose translation MKVKIRQWNGVASWLWVANDENCGICRMPFNGCCPDCKVPGDDCPLVWGQCSHCFHMHCILKWLNSQQVQQQCPMCRQEWKFKE comes from the exons ATGAAGGTAAAGATCCGACAGTGGAACGGAGTGGCCTCCTGGCTGTGGGTGGCCAATGATGAAAACTGTGGGATATGCCGGATGCCCTTCAATGGCTGCTGTCCAGACT GCAAAGTGCCTGGAGACGACTGCCCACTGGTCTGGGGTCAATGCTCCCATTGTTTCCACATGCATTGCATCTTGAAATGGCTGAACTCGCAGCAAGTCCAGCAGCAGTGCCCCATGTGCCGACAGGAGTGGAAGTTCAAAGAATGA
- the LOC120799613 gene encoding THO complex subunit 4-like — protein sequence MADKMNMSLDDIIKLNKKGGSGRGGRSSGSGGSSGWAGGSSRPVRSRQNNFNRERNNRSTPYTRPRELPDKWQHDMFEEHVSGRQVQSAGAERSVENSGKLLVSNLDFGVSDSDIKELFAEFGALKKASVHYDRSGRSKGTADVHFENMADALKAMKHYNGVPLDGRPMKIQQVTSEVNAHSRQSTQSSNRGFDRSRLGQPKTERRERGEKRQGGGSGGFRGRGRGGGNRPQLSAEELDAQLDAYNAKFQMDTS from the exons ATGGCTGATAAGATGAATATGTCTCTGGACGACATTATCAAGCTGAACAAGAAAGGAGGCAGCGGCCGAGGAGGAAGATCATCCGGGTCGGGTGGAAGTTCAGGTTGGGCCGGTGGATCGTCGAGGCCAGTGCGGAGTCGACAGAATAACTTCAACCGTGAGAGAAACAACAGATCCACACCGTACACCAGG CCCAGAGAGTTACCAGACAAATGGCAGCATGACATGTTTGAGGAGCATGTTAGTGGACGCCAAGTACAAAGTGCTGGGGCTGAAAGAAGTGTAGAAAATAGTGGCAAGCTGCTGGTTTCCAATCTGGACTTTGGCGTCTCTGACTCAGATATCAAG GAGCTGTTTGCAGAGTTTGGGGCATTGAAAAAGGCGTCTGTACACTATGACCGGTCCGGTCGCAGTAAAGGAACAGCAGATGTTCACTTTGAAAATATGGCAGATGCACTAAAAGCCATGAAGCACTATAATGGTGTCCCACTTGATG gaCGCCCCATGAAAATCCAGCAAGTGACGTCAGAGGTCAATGCACATAGTAGACAATCCACACAAAG tTCAAACAGAGGGTTTGACAGGAGCAGGCTCGGTCAACCCAAGACTGAAAGGAGGGAACGGGGTGAAAAGAGGCAAGGTGGCGGCAGTGGAGGTTTCAGAGGTCGTGGAAGAGGGGGTGGGAACAGACCCCAACTTTCTGCAGAAGAGTTGGATGCCCAGTTGGACGCTTACAATGCCAAG TTTCAGATGGACACCAGTTAG